In the genome of Dermatobacter hominis, the window TACGGGTTCGTCGGCGTCGGGATGATGGGCCAGGAGCACATCCGCGACGTCGCCGCACTGCCCGGCGCCGAGGTCGTCGCGGTCGCCGACCCGCACGAGCCGTCGGTCGCCGGGGCCCGCGCCGCCGCGGGCGCGGACGTGCCGGCCCACCCCGATGTCGAGTCGATGCTGGCGGCCGAGGAGCTCGACGCCGTCGTGATCTCGACGCCGAACCACACCCACCGGCAGGTGCTGGAGCCGTTGTGGTCGACGTCGTTGCACCTGATGGTCGAGAAGCCCCTGTGCACGACCGTCGAGGACTGCGTCGCGGTCCGGGAGGCGGCGTCGCGCCACGACGGCGTCGTCTGGGTCGGCCTGGAGTACCGCTACATGCCGCCCGTCCAGCGGTTCCTGGCCGCGGTGGTCGGCGAGGGCGTCGGCGCCGTCCGCTCGCTGTCGATCAGGGAGCACCGGTTCCCGTTCCTGGTCAAGGTCGACGACTGGAACCGCTTCAGCGCCAACACCGGCGGCACGCTCGTCGAGAAGTGCTGCCACTTCTTCGACCTGATGCGGGTGGTCGTGCCGGGCGAGCCGGTCCGCGTGATGGCCTCGGGGGCACAGGACGTCAACCACCTCGACGAGCGGTACGAGGCGGGGGTGCCCGACATCCTCGACAACGCCTTCGTGATCGTCGACTTCGACTCGGGCGCCCGGGCCCTGCTCGACCTGTCGATGTTCGCCGAGGGCTCGGCCTTCGAGCAGGAGCTCGTCGCCGTCGGCGACGCCGGGCGCGTGCAGGTCGAGCTGCCCGGGTTCATGGAGCAGGTCCGGGGACGTCGGGCCGTGCTGACGATCGGGTCGCGGGGCGAGGGGTGGCCCGTCGAGCGGACCGAGCTCGACGCGGACGACCGCGTCCTCCACGAGGGCGCGCACCACGGCGCCAGCTTCCTCGAGCACGTCGAGTTCTGCGCCGCCATCCGCGACGGCAGGGCGGCAGCGGTCGGCGTCGACGACGGGCTGTGGTCGGTCGCGATGGGCGTGGCCGCGCACCGCTCGATCGACGAGGGCCGCCCGGTCCGCCTCGACGAGCTCGGCCTGCCCCCCGACCCGCGCTGACGCTCCGCTCCCGCGCCGCCGCCACCGTTCTGGCGCTGGTTTCCGTCGCTGAGCGACGGAAACCAGCGCCGAAACGAGGTCAGGTCAGGGGCGACCGGGCGCC includes:
- a CDS encoding Gfo/Idh/MocA family protein codes for the protein MTRAATAPIRYGFVGVGMMGQEHIRDVAALPGAEVVAVADPHEPSVAGARAAAGADVPAHPDVESMLAAEELDAVVISTPNHTHRQVLEPLWSTSLHLMVEKPLCTTVEDCVAVREAASRHDGVVWVGLEYRYMPPVQRFLAAVVGEGVGAVRSLSIREHRFPFLVKVDDWNRFSANTGGTLVEKCCHFFDLMRVVVPGEPVRVMASGAQDVNHLDERYEAGVPDILDNAFVIVDFDSGARALLDLSMFAEGSAFEQELVAVGDAGRVQVELPGFMEQVRGRRAVLTIGSRGEGWPVERTELDADDRVLHEGAHHGASFLEHVEFCAAIRDGRAAAVGVDDGLWSVAMGVAAHRSIDEGRPVRLDELGLPPDPR